One window of Trichoderma breve strain T069 chromosome 3, whole genome shotgun sequence genomic DNA carries:
- a CDS encoding TCP-1/cpn60 chaperonin family domain-containing protein, translating to MQAPVLVMNTNAGERQTGRRAQLSNIAAAKTVADIIRSCLGPKAMLKMLLDPMGGIVLTNDGHAILREIEVSHPAAKSMIELSRTQDEEVGDGTTTVIILAGEILAQALPQLERNIHPVVIISAFKRALKDAIEIIDEISLPIDVNDDKAMAQLISSSIGTKFVSRWMDQMCSLALKAVRTVTWEAGNGKTEVDIKRYARIEKVPGGEIEDSRVLDGLMLNKDITHPKMRRRIENPRIVLLDCPLEYKKGESQTNIEITKEEDWNRILQIEEEQIKILCDTILSVKPDLVITEKGVSDLAQHYLMKANVTALRRVRKTDNNRIARATGATIVNRVEDLQESDVGTRCGLFEIEKIGDEYFTFLTKCEDPKACTILLRGPSKDVLNEIERNLQDAMGVARNVMFHPRLSPGGGATEMAVSVRLAQKAKGVEGVQQWPYKAVADALEVIPRTLVQNAGKSPVRVLTELRAKQAEGKSSWGVNGDTGAIADMTEYNVWEPEAIKLQSLKTAIEAACLLLRVDDICSAKKIQGGGAPGVGGGDD from the exons ATGCAGGCCCCTGTGTTGGTTATGA ACACCAATGCTGGTGAGAGACAGACCGGACGGAGAGCTCAGCTGTCAAacattgctgccgccaaaaC CGTTGCCGACATCATTCGATCATGTCTCGGTCCCAAGGCCatgctgaagatgctgctCGACCCCATGGGCGGTATCGTTCTGACCAACGACGGCCACGCCATTCTTCGAGAAATCGAAGTTTCCCACCCTGCTGCCAAGAGCATGATCGAGCTCAGCCGAACACAGGACGAagaggttggtgatggcacTACCACAGTCATTATCCTAG CTGGAGAAATCCTGGCACAGGCCCTCCCCCAACTCGAGCGTAATATCCACCccgtcgtcatcatttcCGCCTTCAAGCGTGCCCTGAAGGATGCCATCGAAATCATCGACGAGATCTCCCTACCGATCGATGTCAATGACGACAAGGCCATGGCCCagctcatctcctcctcgatcGGCACCAAATTCGTCTctcgatggatggatcagATGTGTTCTCTGGCTCTCAAGGCTGTGCGGACCGTTACCTGGGAAgctggcaatggcaagaCCGAGGTCGACATCAAGCGATATGCCCGTATCGAAAAGGTCCCTGGCGGCGAAATCGAGGATAGCAGGGTTTTGGATGGACTCATGTTGAACAAGGATATTACGCACCCGAAGATGCGACGACGCATCGAGAACCCCCGAATTGTCCTGCTGGACTGCCCCTTGGAGTACAAGAAGGGTGAATCCCAGACCAACATCGAAATCACAAAGGAGGAAGACTGGAACCGAATTTTGCAGATTGAAGAGGAGCAGATCAAGATTTTGTGTGATACCATCCTCTCCGTCAAGCCCGACCTGGTTATTACCGAAAAGGGTGTTTCTG ATCTTGCCCAGCACTACCTAATGAAGGCCAACGTTACGGCCCTTCGCCGAGTTCGCAAGACGGACAACAACAGAATAGCCCGTGCTACGGGTGCCACTATCGTCAACAGAGTGGAGGATCTTCAAGAGTCAGACGTCGGCACTCGCTGCGGTCTGTtcgagattgagaagattggTGACGAGTACTTTACATTCCTCACAAAGTGCGAGGACCCCAAGGCCTGCACAATCCTGCTTCGTGGTCCCTCCAAAGATGTCCTCAACGAGATTGAGCGAAACCTCCAGGATGCCATGGGCGTTGCCCGAAACGTCATGTTCCACCCTCGACTATCACCTGGTGGTGGCGCAACCGAGATGGCCGTCTCCGTCCGGCTGGCCCAGAAGGCCAAGGGTGTCGAGGGTGTCCAGCAGTGGCCATACAAGGCCGTTGCCGATGCTTTGGAGGTGATCCCGAGGACGCTAGTGCAGAATGCTGGCAAGAGCCCGGTTCGTGTGCTGACAGAGCTTCGCGCCAAGCAAGCCGAGGGCAAGAGCTCATGGGGTGTCAACGGCGATACTGGTGCCATTGCGGATATGACTGAGTATAACGTGTGGGAGCCCGAGGCTATTAAGCTGCAGAGTCTGAAGACTGCTATTGAG GCTGCCTGTTTGTTGCTAAGAGTAGACGATATCTGCAGTGCAAAGAAGATACAGGGAGGTGGCGCTCCTGGAGTTGGAGGTGGTGACGACTAA
- a CDS encoding histidine phosphatase superfamily (branch 1) domain-containing protein: MAKPRLIILIRHAQSEGNKNREIHQTIPDHRVKLTQDGWAQAHEAGRRLRKLLRPDDTLHFFTSPYRRTRETTEGILATLTSDDPEPSPYRRSSIKVYEEPRLREQDFGNFQPCSTEMERMWQERADYGHFFYRIPDGESAADAYDRVSGFNESLWRQFGEDDFASVCVLVTHGLMSRVFLMKWYHFSVEYFEDLRNINHCEFLIMRKQDNGKYNLENKLRTWSELRRERTQAIQDKEKDGEDKNGDGTKNGEGSKDVKDAKDDFKLQHTQSFVAVRRWGGCPNGCNHAAHYSSHQRAAHVPRHEEKGSATNLAMRRQQRHVSNSSDEGDSEEPPKETKKKVNIEAARAFDEIVSSPDGTPSFITAEDRIRHIKYLHVGRDAGGTYSGHPSIAGSDTEASDDESMRRTRMASLDSRIKSGSALANRLGDEPGPDASAADHEPEAEDLDEIEREDKSIRGSVY; encoded by the exons ATGGCAAAGCCGCGGCTGATTATTCTCATCCGCCATGCCCAATCTGAGGGCAACA AGAACCGCGAGATACACCAGACAATCCCCGATCATCGTGTCAAGCTCACGCAAGATGGCTGGGCCCAGGCTCACGAGGCCGGTCGCCGCCTACGCAAGCTGCTCCGCCCAGACGACACCCTTCACTTCTTCACCTCGCCGTATCGTCGCACACGAGAGACCACAGAGGGCATCTTGGCTACTTTGACGTCGGACGACCCCGAACCCTCACCCTACCGTCGGTCCAGCATCAAGGTCTACGAGGAGCCTCGTCTACGAGAGCAGGACTTTGGCAACTTCCAGCCATGCAGCACCGAGATGGAGCGCATGTGGCAGGAGAGGGCCGACTACGGCCACTTCTTCTACCGCATCCCCGACGGAGAGAGTGCTGCGGATGCCTACGATCGGGTTAGCGGCTTCAACGAGAGCCTGTGGCGCCAGTTTGGCGAGGACGACTTTGCCAGCGTGTGTGTCCTAG TCACTCACGGTCTCATGTCTCGTGTCTTCCTCATGAAGTGGTATCACTTCTCTGTCGAGTATTTTGAGGACCTTCGCAACATTAACCATTGCGAGTTTCTCATTATGCGCAAGCAAGACAATGGAAAATACAATCTGGAGAACAAGCTACGCACTTGGTCCGAGCTGCGGAGGGAGCGAACACAGGCTATccaagacaaggaaaaggacgGCGAAGACAAGAATGGTGATGGCACTAAGAATGGCGAGGGCTCCAAGGATGTCAAGGACGCCAAAGATGATTTCAAGCTGCAACATACTCAGAGCTTCGTTGCCGTTCGCCGATGGGGAGGCTGCCCGAATGGTTGCAACCACGCCGCTCATTACAGTAGCCATCAGAGGGCAGCACATGTGCCGCGGCACGAGGAAAAAGGCTCTGCCACAAATCTCGCCATGAGGAGACAGCAACGCCATGTATCGAACAGCTCTGATGAGGGCGACAGCGAAGAACCCCCGAAGgaaaccaagaagaaggttaACATCGAAGCAGCTCGGGCATTTGACGAGATCGTTTCCTCTCCCGACGGCACGCCTTCCTTCATCACCGCAGAGGATCGGATACGCCACATCAAGTATCTACACGTTGGACGGGATGCCGGCGGGACGTACTCAGGCCACCCCTCGATTGCGGGTAGTGACACCGAGGCATCGGACGATGAGAGCATGCGTCGCACCCGTATGGCGTCCCTAGATTCTCGAATCAAATCTGGCAGTGCATTGGCTAACCGCCTTGGAGATGAGCCTGGACCAGATGCCAGCGCTGCGGACCATGAGCCCGAGGCAGAGGATCTagatgagattgaaaggGAGGACAAAAGTATCAGAGGAAGCGTATactaa
- a CDS encoding histidine kinase-, DNA gyrase b-, and HSP90-like ATPase domain-containing protein has translation MPRQSYSAEKRALFSPSLPIPASSSSTTTSTETPSPTSTASWTRRLELPTGPFTHWTVDDTDPTAARNGRVTANTSQDRYAHAKSAMAARRSSYPFSSSNPTADSSPSRPSVSRRITDVNGRGANDDDYQDQDHDQEQNQYQNQNRDDVDVNLHVDTSANANAHASANLDANVDDEHDSHTSSPTTLRSSVVNGSAEGETPTAEGPNQSQQKLVEYRGKLIRDLELRDISAQELPLGQPDKARVAPILEDAVLNSPYPTSSAFTTTSTESGNTIRGGVTPGPIASTPSYPFPRMAMPPGSLGPSGFSQPATQPSPASGYSRSPQAIAFEHRGVLDRVLSETSTPASVLNFQPGATPQPDNFDFPTPNLYDLSLMLSAEPGLDAWWSTVVQVMREVYKAERVTLAIPADTTDIENVPWGQKATYNEHEQDDLSMEYLARGTSAVQSTENDAADDVAASPTAGTPVDGPKRPAFASRHSFTSFEENKERSQDGLVMAAPRRPAYLTRSQTHSASIHTAAAPENDHAKLNKSTLEQHDCIEEEQQQQQQQRDIPSWEAPFAAKYNGQGRVLPVLQALDYEADPLIDNTGVMRVLERGRPVALTRNYPYLAPVAPSVPPMGQTGVLRSGPRTPGQELPKRPKNKRSDSATKLSSFFSGATGATRASIRAKVHFGDTILDDDSPRPPTPKYEEYEQTPPSPWSQSPAPSPAVRPDPKENPFFTDATVDEESFNPDPTPTDYTTLRPPEAIGVDHSWTVLHIPLSNVLASKLQPHQFKLDATTMHQKSHSRSSQSPESTHRQPLTEPETQKKDKPAPIAILSILSPVIPYPANLRHSLEHLAPHLATSFSLCRHYTNLETELAGLKRRRPSTAGFGAVSAYGRPIESAAYLAADETAVLQQSLAGSITSPSDYSGISKSTTDSPTGTPGWDSGALVYLAERRQPAASPAGISQSSGGYFGSKLARQNSQRSRAGSKDDPSGDVRPSRLSGNKVPQTPQAAMMDTDEFADRHTGSSDEPNPRDVHSRNSLDGSVDLDPLAGDRYPESLKLEQGPFKRSHTLLHSYGADFASTFQSLPPGASLPGRPPLASNVGVLHRSSSFIASAADMPPPSDKLKGLILDSLPAQVFVALPQTGEIVWVNSRYLSYRGQTVADLSADPWGSIHPDERDEYLSAWSHSLRTGEQFSSTVRIKRFDGAYRWFYARAVASKDKRGAVVQFLGSYLDIHEQRIAEIKAARQQEVEASEAKHRLLANLIPQIIFTATEEDGVTFANEQWLSYTGQSFDDALRLGFMDFVHPEDLARCRIPSSQPTSPPSSSNRKDNGSSVSSDTTNTPTGATKDRLAQSQGHGRKPSKQVDSGKETGYQLANPEIAELAKKGVIKVGTDSNGRLSYTTEVRLRSKTGEYRWHLIRCVEIDTIDFGSGASSYFGSATDINDHKLLEAKLKEAMESKGRFLSNMSHEIRTPLIGISGMVSFLQDTTLNEEQRDYTNTIQTSANSLIMIINDILDLSKVDAGMMKLRYEWFHTRSLIEDVNELVSTMAISKRLELNYLVDADVPAWVKGDKVRIRQVLLNVIGNAIKFTSEGEVFSQCRVYTGDDSTAGENEIMLEFIITDTGRGFSEEEKALIFKPFSQIDESSTRQHGGSGLGLVISRQLVELHGGKMEGTAVMGQGSTFTFTARCSLPTLEDRPIMPSSPGSTATLVPPTSAEVEQRAHDAMLPPTPAQRGHVGDAASLVGGEFISPGGDSTGSSNQSPHSGQSLVTDRSSITSMNTGLARFSEAAKASGQDLSQMKLEMPSDRSSTARSVTPDKKLLSEIFRPPMYLILIICPQTHSREATTQHIEMTLPKDVPHQITAVASVEEAENYIGGDDPIRFTHIVINLGEAEAVISVMDQITKSQKMDSTMILILSDSVQRQEVMKYSSGTKYEQLFSDNLVNFIYKPVKPSRFAVIFDPDRRRDLSTDWNRSTAQQMLESQKASSLELQKRMGNKGFRVLLVEDNPVNQKVMTKFLMKVAVDVDIAVDGEECLEKVFSKPHNYYSLILCDLHMPRKDGYQACREIRQWELGYGFPQMPIIALSANVMSDVQEKCAAAGFSDYVTKPVDFIDLSRAMASFF, from the exons ATGCCACGCCAGAGCTACTCGGCCGAAAAGAGAGCCCTGTTCTCGCCCTCTCTCCCCATCCcggcgtcttcttcctcaaccaCAACCTCGACTGAGACTCCGTCTCCAACCTCGACGGCCTCCTGGACGCGTCGACTGGAGCTGCCCACCGGACCTTTTACTCATTGGACCGTCGATGATACCGACCCGACCGCTGCGAGAAATGGACGAGTGACGGCCAACACCTCTCAGGATCGATATGCGCATGCCAAAAGCGCAATGGCAGCACGCCGCTCTAGCTATCCGTTCTCTTCCTCGAACCCAACTGCAGACTCGAGTCCCTCTAGGCCCTCGGTTTCGCGGCGTATAACTGATGTGAATGGCCGGGGTGCCAACGATGATGACTACCAGGATCAGGATCATGACCAGGAGCAAAATCAgtaccagaaccagaaccggGACGACGTTGATGTCAATCTCCATGTCGATACTagtgccaatgccaatgcccaCGCCAGTGCCAACCTCGACGCAAATGTCGATGACGAGCATGACAGCCATACTTCCTCGCCCACTACTCTACGCTCCTCTGTAGTCAACGGTTCCGCAGAAGGTGAGACGCCGACGGCTGAGGGACCAAACCAATCGCAGCAGAAGCTTGTTGAATATCGGGGAAAGTTGATCCGCGATCTGGAGCTGCGGGACATCTCCGCTCAAGAACTGCCCTTAGGCCAGCCCGATAAGGCCCGCGTGGCACCCATCCTCGAGGATGCAGTCTTGAACTCCCCCTATCCAACCTCCTCTGCTTTTACTACTACGTCGACCGAGTCTGGAAACACAATTCGAGGAGGCGTGACCCCGGGCCCCATCGCTAGCACTCCGTCGTACCCTTTCCCTCGGATGGCTATGCCGCCTGGAAGCCTTGGCCCGTCAGGTTTTTCTCAACCCGCCACTCAACCTTCTCCTGCATCAGGTTACTCCCGTTCTCCCCAAGCGATAGCCTTTGAGCATCGCGGCGTGCTCGATAGAGTCCTATCAGAGACGTCCACACCAGCTTCGGTTTTGAATTTTCAACCGGGAGCCACCCCGCAACCCGATAACTTTGATTTCCCCACCCCTAATCTGTATGATCTCTCGTTAATGCTTTCCGCAGAGCCAGGTCTCGACGCCTGGTGGAGCACTGTCGTCCAGGTCATGCGAGAAGTGTACAAGGCCGAGCGTGTGACGTTGGCAATCCCGGCCGATACCACTGACATTGAGAATGTGCCGTGGGGACAAAAGGCTACATATAATGAGCATGAGCAGGATGACCTCAGTATGGAATACTTGGCGAGGGGCACCAGTGCGGTGCAAAGTACGGAGAACGACGCCGCCGATGATGTCGCCGCCAGCCCTACCGCCGGCACGCCCGTGGACGGGCCAAAGCGACCCGCTTTCGCAAGCCGTCACTCGTTTACCAGCTTCGAAGAAAATAAGGAGAGGTCGCAGGACGGACTGGTAATGGCGGCACCTCGTCGGCCTGCATACTTGACGAGGAGCCAAACACACTCTGCGTCCATCCAcacagcggcagcacccGAAAATGACCACGCCAAGCTTAACAAGAGCACCCTGGAGCAGCATGACTGTatcgaagaagagcaacaacagcaacagcaacaacggGACATTCCTAGCTGGGAGGCGCCTTTTGCGGCCAAATACAATGGCCAGGGCAGAGTCCTCCCAGTTCTCCAGGCTCTCGATTATGAAGCCGACCCCCTGATTGACAACACCGGCGTCATGAGAGTGTTAGAGCGTGGGCGACCTGTAGCCTTGACGAGGAACTATCCTTACTTGGCGCCAGTAGCTCCGTCTGTACCACCGATGGGTCAGACAGGTGTCCTCAGGTCTGGTCCAAGAACACCCGGCCAAGAGCTACCGAAGAGaccaaagaacaagagatCCGACTCTGCGACCAAGCTgtcgtccttcttttccGGCGCCACTGGTGCCACCCGTGCCTCCATTAGAGCTAAGGTTCATTTTGGTGACACCATACTAGATGACGACAGCCCACGGCCACCCACCCCCAAATATGAAGAGTACGAGCAGACTCCTCCATCGCCATGGTCGCAATCTCCGGCTCCATCACCCGCAGTTAGACCTGATCCAAAGGAAAACCCCTTCTTCACCGATGCCACCGTTGACGAGGAGTCTTTCAACCCTGATCCCACGCCGACGGACTACACTACACTGCGCCCTCCCGAAGCCATCGGCGTTGATCACTCATGGACGGTTTTGCACATACCCCTTTCGAACGTCTTAGCCTCTAAGCTGCAACCCCACCAATTCAAGCTTGATGCCACGACAATGCACCAGAAATCGCACTCGAGAAGCAGCCAATCGCCAGAGAGTACtcatcgccagcctcttACGGAACCCGAGACtcagaagaaagacaagccTGCTCCAATTGCTATTCTGTCCATTCTGAGCCCCGTCATCCCATACCCGGCCAATCTACGGCACTCGCTAGAGCATCTTGCACCACATCTCGCCACGTCCTTTTCGCTGTGTCGGCACTATACCAACCTCGAAACAGAACTTGCCGGGCTTAAGCGTAGAAGACCATCTACGGCTGGATTTGGTGCAGTCTCGGCATATGGGCGGCCTATTGAGAGCGCTGCGTATCTCGCTGCCGACGAGACGGCTGTTTTACAGCAGTCATTAGCCGGGAGCATCACCAGCCCAAGCGACTATTCTGGCATTTCTAAGAGTACAACCGACTCCCCGACCGGCACTCCAGGATGGGATTCAGGGGCTTTGGTCTATCTTGCGGAAAGACGGCAGCCTGCAGCGAGCCCAGCGGGCATCTCTCAGTCTTCGGGAGGTTATTTCGGCAGCAAGCTGGCGAGGCAGAACTCACAGCGGTCTCGAGCTGGGTCCAAGGACGACCCTTCGGGAGACGTGCGACCATCTCGCTTGTCTGGTAACAAAGTTCCTCAGACTCCCCAGGCTGCCATGATGGACACCGATGAGTTTGCAGATAGACACACAGGGAGCTCTGATGAGCCTAATCCAAGAGACGTCCACTCCCGCAATAGCTTGGATGGGAGCGTTGACCTGGACCCCTTGGCGGGTGATAGATACCCTGAGTCTCTGAAGCTCGAGCAGGGCCCGTTCAAACGAAGCCACACCCTTCTGCACAGTTACGGAGCAGACTTTGCGTCGACGTTCCAGTCCCTGCCCCCTGGCGCCAGTTTGCCCGGCCGGCCCCCGTTGGCGTCTAATGTAGGCGTTCTGCATAGGAGCAGCTCATTCATCGCCTCAGCTGCTGACATGCCACCGCCTTCCGACAAATTGAAGGGCCTCATCCTGGACTCGCTACCCGCCCAGGTATTCGTTGCGTTACCGCAGACGGGCGAAATCGTCTGGGTCAATAGCCGTTATCTGTCCTACCGAGGACAGACAGTGGCAGATTTGTCCGCAGATCCCTGGGGCAGCATCCACCCAGACGAGCGCGATGAATATCTCAGCGCCTGGAGTCACTCACTGCGAACTGGAGAGCAGTTCTCCAGTACCGTGAGAATCAAGAGGTTTGATGGCGCTTATAGGTGGTTTTACGCTCGCGCTGTGGCTTCCAAAGACAAGCGTGGTGCTGTTGTGCAGTTCTTAGGTTCATATCTGGATATTCATGAGCAGCGCATAGCAGAAATCAAGGCCGCCCGCCAGCAGGAAGTGGAGGCCTCGGAAGCGAAGCACCGCCTACTGGCCAACCTGATCCCGCAAATCATATTTACTGCGACTGAAGAGGACGGCGTGACATTTGCAAACGAGCAATGGCTGTCTTACACCGGCCAGAGCTTTGATGATGCACTGCGCCTGGGTTTCATGGATTTTGTCCATCCGGAGGACTTGGCCAGGTGTCGCATTCCTTCTTCGCAACCGACATCtccaccgtcatcatcaaacCGAAAAGACAATGGGAGCTCTGTTTCTAGTGACACCACAAACACACCTACCGGCGCAACAAAGGATCGTCTGGCGCAGTCTCAGGGCCATGGACGAAAACCGAGCAAGCAAGTTGACTCCGGCAAAGAAACTGGCTATCAGCTTGCCAATCCCGAGATAGCAGAGCTTGCCAAAAAGGGCGTCATCAAAGTGGGTACAGACTCCAATGGCAGACTATCCTACACGACGGAAGTACGGCTGCGTTCAAAGACTGGAGAATATCGATGGCATCTCATTCGCTGTGTCGAGATTGACACCATTGACTTTGGTAGCGGCGCAAGTTCCTACTTTGGCTCTGCCACGGATATAAACGATcacaagcttcttgaggcgAAGCTGAAAGAGGCCATGGAATCAAAGGGCCGTTTCTTGAGCAACATGTCTCACGAGATTCGTACACCCCTTATAGGGATATCGGGCATGGTGAGCTTCTTGCAGGATACCACGCTCAACGAAGAGCAGCGCGATTACACCAATACCATTCAGACTAGCGCCAATAGTctcatcatgatcatcaaCGACATCTTGGATTTGTCGAAAGTAGATGCGgggatgatgaagttgagatATGAATGGTTCCACACACGTTCGCTTATCGAAGACGTCAACGAACTCGTCTCGACCATGGCCATTTCCAAGCGACTTGAGCTCAACTACCTAGTCGATGCGGATGTCCCAGCATGGGTGAAGGGAGACAAAGTTCGGATACGCCAGGTCCTCTTGAACGTCATTGGAAACGCCATCAAGTTCACGTCGGAAGGAGAAGTTTTCAGCCAGTGCAGAGTATACACTGGGGACGACTCAACTGCGGGAGAAAACGAAATCATGCTCGAGTTTATCATCACTGACACTGGTCGTGGCTtctctgaagaagaaaaggctctTATTTTTAAGCCTTTCAGCCAAATCGACGAGAGTAGCACTAGACAGCACGGTGGCAGCGGACTTGGTCTGGTTATTTCAAGGCAGCTTGTTGAGCTCCATGGCGGCAAGATGGAGGGGACGGCAGTCATGGGCCAGGGCTCAACGTTCACATTCACGGCTCGCTGCTCGCTACCTACGCTCGAAGACCGGCCTATAATGCCAAGTAGTCCAGGGTCAACCGCGACACTCGTGCCTCCCACATCTGCTGAGGTCGAGCAGCGTGCCCATGATGCGATGCTCCCTCCCACCCCAGCCCAGCGTGGGCACGTCGGGGATGCGGCAAGTCTTGTGGGTGGCGAATTCATTTCTCCTGGAGGCGATTCGACGGGGAGCTCTAACCAATCTCCTCACTCTGGTCAGTCACTTGTTACCGATCGGTCGTCCATTACATCAATGAATACGGGGCTGGCTCGTTTTAGCGAGGCTGCTAAAGCTAGCGGCCAAGACCTGTCACAAATGAAGCTTGAAATGCCATCCGATCGGAGCTCAACAGCACGGAGCGTAACGCCGGACAAGAAACTGCTATCTGAAATCTTCCGCCCGCCAATGTACTTGATACTGATTATCTGCCCGCAAACACACAGCCGTGAAGCTACTACACAGCACATCGAGATGACACTACCAAAAGATGTACCCCATCAGATCACAGCTGTCGCCAGTGTTGAAGAGGCCGAAAATTATattggcggcgatgaccCGATCCGGTTCACTCACATTGTCATCAACTTGGGTGAGGCCGAGGCGGTCATCAGCGTCATGGACCAGATTACCAAGTCCCAGAAGATGGATAGCACAATGATCCTGATTCTATCGGACTCGGTCCAGCGTCAGGAAGTGATGAAATACTCATCTGGCACCAAATACGAGCAGCTTTTCTCGGATAATTTGGTCAACTTCATTTACAAGCCCGTTAAGCCATCGCGCTTTGCAGTCATCTTCGACCCGGATAGAAGACGGGATTTGAGTACCGACTGGAATAGATCGACCGCACAACAAATGCTTGAGAGCCAGAAGGCAAGCTCCTTAGAGCTTCAGAAGCGCATGGGCAACAAAGGTTTCAGGGTTCTGTTGGTGGAAGACAATCCGGTCAACCAGAAAGTAATGACCAAGTTCCTGATGAAGGTTGCTGTCGATGTAGACATTGCAGTCGACGGAGAGGAGTGTCTCGAAAAGGTCTTTTCGAAACCCCACAACTACTACTCTCTCATATTG TGCGATCTCCACATGCCACGCAAAGATGGCTATCAAGCCTGCCGAGAGATTCGGCAATGGGAACTTGGGTATGGCTTTCCTCAGATGCCAATCATTGCGCTTTCCGCAAACGTAATGTCGGACGTTCAAGAAAAATGTGCTGCAGCGGGATTCAGCGACTATGTGACGAAACCCGTGGACTTCATCGATCTCAGTAGAGCgatggccagcttcttctaA
- a CDS encoding eukaryotic cytochrome b561 domain-containing protein: protein MASATGLPERFPNGSEEGLAGRETEPLLGRPGDVAQEEGKSTLNNLVLGTGIIAQIGIWLLVVLLWASVFTKPLILFSGHPLAQSFAVLVLVQSVLFLQPTHTSNQKRLGQRVHGLLNLLAFLSLVAGVTIIEYNKEKGHNAHFHSAHGYLGVITSIVLLLQYLVGFTMWATPKLYGGEDNAKAIWKYHRYSGYFVLLLLLATINSATQTDYNKNVLKVKLWATLSLSALVVIGIFPRIQKQKLGFSRPSVSL from the exons ATGGCGAGCGCTACGGGCTTACCAGAACGATTTCCTAATGGCTCCGAGGAGGGGCTGGCAGGACGCGAGACTGAGCCGCTTCTTGGCCGTCCCGGAGATGTTGCgcaagaagagggcaaatCAACTCTCAATAACCTGGTCCTAG GCACTGGCATCATCGCGCAGATAGGCATCTGGCTCCTCGTCGTGCTCCTCTGGGCTAGCGTCTTCACCAAGcctctcatcctcttctcgGGACACCCTCTTGCCCAATCCTTCGCCGTGCTGGTGTTGGTACAGTCGGTCCTGTTCCTCCAGCCCACCCATACAAGCAATCAGAAGCGCCTCGGGCAGCGTGTCCACGGCCTGCTGAACCTTCTGGCATTTCTCTCCCTCGTCGCTGGCGTTACTATCATTGAGTACAACAAGGAGAAGGGCCACAATGCGCATTTCCACTCGGCGCACGGCTATCTCGGCGTCATTACTTCCATAGTGCTCCTGTTGCAATACCTCGTCGGCTTCACCATGTGGGCTACGCCGAAGCTGTATGGAGGTGAGGACAACGCCAAGGCCATCTGGAAGTACCACCGGTACAGCGGATACTttgttttgctgcttctaCTGGCTACCATCAACAGTGCGACTCAGACCGACTATAACAAGAACGTGTTGAAGGTGAAGCTCTGGGCTACCCTAAGTTTGTCGGCTCTTGTTGTTATTGGGATTTTCCCCCGGATTCAAAAACAGAAGCTGGGCTTCAGCCGGCCGAGTGTGTCGCTTTGA